The Dethiosulfovibrio peptidovorans DSM 11002 genome has a window encoding:
- the glyA gene encoding serine hydroxymethyltransferase yields the protein MAFNLKDDKRLAELIEAEENRQRDHLDMVASQSIAPRAILEVSGSCLSNRTIEGYPGRRYYAGGIYLDEIETLAIERAKALFGAEHVNVQPHCGTNTNLAVYQAVLEPGDTVLSMDMSSGGHLSHGHKRNIASRLYRFVHYGVRKDDELIDMEQLRDMAMIHRPKLIVGGGSSYPREIDWKAFREIADESGAMLLADVAHTAGLIAAGIHVNPVPFCDFVTFSLYKTLPGPRGGCILCREKYAKEIDLAIFPGHQGSMITSLVAAKAACFAIAATKEFKVLAGRIVDDARALASGLTRRGLRTVTGGTDSHIVLLDLRNLNITGKEGEGLLESSGITVNRNGIPFDPLQPWIASGVRIGTTVAAMRGMGPSEMETVAALISRALSGENVSEETAELCRRFPSSVL from the coding sequence ATGGCATTCAACTTAAAAGACGACAAACGGCTGGCAGAGCTCATAGAGGCTGAAGAGAACAGACAGAGAGACCACCTCGACATGGTCGCATCTCAGAGTATAGCCCCTCGGGCCATCCTGGAAGTCTCGGGCAGCTGTCTCTCCAACCGGACCATAGAGGGATATCCCGGCAGGAGGTACTACGCCGGGGGAATCTATCTGGACGAGATAGAGACCTTGGCTATAGAGAGGGCGAAAGCCCTGTTCGGAGCGGAACACGTAAACGTCCAACCTCATTGCGGTACAAACACCAACCTGGCGGTGTATCAGGCGGTGCTGGAACCAGGGGACACTGTGCTATCCATGGACATGTCGTCGGGAGGACATCTATCTCACGGTCACAAAAGAAACATCGCCAGCAGACTTTACCGATTCGTGCATTACGGGGTGAGAAAGGACGACGAGCTCATAGACATGGAACAGCTCCGAGATATGGCTATGATACATAGGCCCAAACTGATAGTGGGGGGAGGCAGCAGCTATCCCAGAGAGATCGACTGGAAAGCCTTCAGGGAAATAGCGGACGAATCGGGGGCGATGCTACTGGCCGACGTTGCCCATACGGCAGGCCTGATCGCCGCGGGAATTCACGTAAACCCCGTTCCTTTTTGCGACTTCGTGACCTTCTCTCTCTACAAAACTCTGCCGGGTCCCAGAGGTGGCTGCATCCTCTGCCGTGAAAAATACGCCAAGGAGATCGACCTGGCCATATTCCCGGGCCATCAGGGATCGATGATAACCTCTCTGGTAGCGGCAAAGGCGGCCTGCTTCGCCATAGCTGCGACCAAGGAATTCAAGGTATTGGCCGGACGCATCGTGGACGACGCGAGGGCCCTGGCCTCGGGGCTGACGAGACGGGGGCTCCGGACAGTGACAGGAGGAACCGACAGTCACATAGTCCTGTTGGACCTGAGGAACCTTAACATCACCGGCAAGGAGGGCGAAGGGCTTCTGGAGAGTTCGGGAATCACGGTCAACAGAAATGGGATCCCCTTCGACCCCCTCCAGCCCTGGATAGCCAGCGGTGTAAGGATAGGCACCACGGTAGCTGCCATGAGGGGGATGGGTCCATCGGAGATGGAGACCGTCGCCGCCCTCATATCCAGGGCCCTCTCGGGAGAAAACGTATCGGAGGAGACCGCCGAATTATGTCGCCGATTCCCCTCCTCCGTTCTGTGA
- a CDS encoding FmdE family protein, which yields MNRDKKANKYDEVERFHGHQCPGLAIGIRASELALRELGEGDGDEELVCISETDMCGVDAIQYMTNCTLGKGNLVLHHYGKVAFTFYRRRDGKGVRMVLRPNLNMEMDREEYRLYLLKAPLEELFELGAPREELPPKAFRENTLICAGCGEGTMESMTRNMDGEVYCLPCYRERHGER from the coding sequence TTGAATCGGGACAAGAAAGCGAACAAATACGACGAGGTGGAGAGGTTTCACGGCCATCAATGTCCAGGACTGGCCATAGGGATAAGGGCTTCGGAGCTGGCTTTGAGGGAGTTGGGAGAGGGCGACGGAGACGAGGAATTGGTGTGCATATCCGAGACCGATATGTGCGGTGTCGACGCAATCCAATACATGACCAACTGTACTTTGGGAAAGGGGAACCTCGTACTACACCACTACGGGAAGGTGGCCTTCACCTTCTACCGACGTAGGGACGGCAAGGGAGTCAGAATGGTCCTGAGACCGAACCTAAACATGGAGATGGATAGGGAAGAATACAGGCTTTATCTGCTAAAGGCTCCGTTGGAAGAACTCTTTGAATTAGGGGCACCGAGGGAGGAACTTCCCCCAAAGGCCTTCAGAGAGAACACCCTTATCTGTGCCGGATGCGGCGAGGGAACCATGGAATCCATGACCAGAAACATGGATGGAGAGGTCTATTGCCTTCCCTGCTACAGAGAGAGACACGGAGAAAGATGA
- a CDS encoding Synerg-CTERM sorting domain-containing protein: MFRPEDISVETGWNTDGPIEFWVDQMGMSADDVVISGSATSGDRLSLSDSWCNRRDISSEEIRISTSRIFSILKKATATQTKRMKELRAKTVSNVCSSPFVGRISVDEPESAEADSLPTLQVGNKRVTPKKTSEEELEKISSMKGMGKCRRGLLYEPSTSGTVLKGTVSVKPSGTLDTFFVTEKSDGELDMLSTTEVAGSSFVRSKENDGFSFEIKNGDDFDLDSGDGIRAKVYVIQSVKDSGESDSDENGDGGSGGCSVSFFSVASLLLLIPLMVLRR; encoded by the coding sequence GTGTTCCGTCCCGAGGATATCTCTGTTGAGACCGGTTGGAACACCGATGGTCCTATAGAGTTCTGGGTGGATCAGATGGGTATGAGTGCCGACGATGTCGTGATCTCCGGTTCCGCTACATCGGGAGATCGCTTGTCTCTTTCCGACAGTTGGTGCAACCGGAGAGATATCTCTTCCGAGGAAATTCGGATCTCTACGTCTCGGATTTTCTCGATCTTGAAGAAGGCGACGGCGACTCAGACGAAAAGGATGAAGGAGCTTAGGGCCAAGACGGTGAGCAATGTCTGTAGCTCTCCCTTCGTCGGCAGGATCTCGGTGGATGAGCCGGAGTCGGCCGAGGCGGATTCTCTTCCGACTCTCCAGGTAGGGAATAAAAGGGTAACTCCTAAGAAGACCTCCGAGGAGGAGCTCGAGAAAATATCCAGTATGAAGGGAATGGGTAAGTGCAGAAGAGGTCTTCTCTATGAACCCAGCACCTCCGGGACTGTGTTGAAGGGTACGGTTTCGGTGAAGCCTTCCGGAACTCTCGATACTTTCTTCGTGACGGAGAAATCCGATGGTGAACTCGATATGCTTTCCACCACCGAAGTAGCCGGGAGCTCCTTCGTAAGATCGAAAGAAAACGATGGTTTCTCCTTCGAGATTAAGAACGGAGATGATTTCGATCTCGATTCCGGAGACGGCATCAGGGCCAAGGTTTACGTAATCCAGTCGGTCAAGGATAGCGGTGAATCCGATTCTGACGAAAACGGAGACGGAGGTTCCGGTGGTTGTTCCGTTTCATTCTTTTCCGTCGCTTCCTTGCTTCTTCTGATTCCTTTGATGGTACTTCGCAGATAG
- a CDS encoding ABC transporter substrate-binding protein, whose amino-acid sequence MRRLILVLMTATLLASVTVGSEAAGKRDLTVTYVKAPLNVPSILQKRLKLIEKAFPGFTVSHPELTAGPKQTAGLASGSVDVANCLGGTSAILAYANGVDLKVIGIFARSPRAFTILAKDENIEAIADLKGKKIAGPKGTILHQLLVAALNREGLSISDVQFLGMGLADGVTAMMNGSVDACLAAGPAVLRSTERGARIITTGEGFVDATTVIAVRGELLRDDPDLVRRFMKVDEESVKLLEDDRARAIEITAEETGLSIDDVKTMLPLYDFDSTIRPSDVEELNRTQDFLFDNGMLPHKIDIEKMVKTI is encoded by the coding sequence ATGAGAAGACTGATTTTAGTGTTGATGACTGCGACCCTTTTGGCATCCGTTACCGTGGGCTCCGAGGCTGCGGGAAAGAGGGATTTGACCGTGACGTACGTAAAGGCCCCACTCAACGTACCGTCTATCCTACAGAAGAGACTGAAACTCATAGAAAAAGCCTTTCCGGGCTTCACCGTGTCGCACCCCGAATTGACCGCCGGACCCAAGCAGACCGCCGGTCTGGCCTCTGGATCGGTAGACGTGGCCAACTGTCTCGGTGGAACATCGGCGATTCTAGCCTACGCCAACGGGGTCGACCTGAAGGTGATCGGCATATTCGCCCGCTCGCCCAGGGCCTTTACCATACTGGCTAAAGACGAGAACATAGAGGCCATCGCCGATCTCAAGGGAAAGAAAATCGCCGGTCCCAAGGGCACCATACTCCATCAACTGCTGGTAGCGGCCCTGAATAGAGAGGGGTTATCGATAAGCGACGTCCAGTTCCTGGGAATGGGGCTAGCCGACGGAGTAACGGCGATGATGAACGGGAGCGTCGACGCGTGTCTGGCCGCTGGCCCCGCTGTACTGAGGTCAACCGAACGGGGTGCTAGGATAATAACGACGGGGGAAGGTTTTGTAGACGCCACCACCGTTATCGCTGTCAGAGGAGAGCTTCTCAGGGACGACCCCGATCTGGTTCGACGTTTTATGAAGGTGGACGAGGAGAGCGTCAAGCTGCTGGAGGACGACAGGGCAAGAGCCATAGAGATAACGGCGGAGGAAACGGGCCTCTCGATCGACGACGTAAAGACCATGCTTCCACTCTACGACTTCGACTCGACGATTCGACCTTCCGACGTGGAGGAACTGAATAGAACCCAGGATTTTCTGTTCGACAACGGAATGTTGCCCCATAAGATCGATATAGAAAAAATGGTTAAAACAATATAG
- a CDS encoding ABC transporter ATP-binding protein: MADGTTMKALKDLSFRIPERSFTVILGKSGCGKTTLLRIMAGLERPSTGEVLGRDGGSIGVVFQEPRLMPWLSVRKNVEMVLEGDLDRAKKAGRVLTQVGLSRFEKAMPNQLSGGMAQRVALARALAYEPEMLLMDEPFGALDYFTRRELQGELSSLVKARGLTAVLVTHDVDEAIFLASRIAVMGNGRILSVTEEIDSESMSFEERDRLRESILASIENGG, from the coding sequence ATGGCTGACGGAACGACTATGAAAGCACTGAAGGACCTGTCCTTTAGGATCCCGGAAAGATCCTTCACCGTGATCCTGGGCAAAAGCGGCTGCGGCAAGACTACTCTGCTCAGGATAATGGCGGGGCTTGAGCGTCCCTCGACAGGAGAGGTTCTGGGAAGAGACGGGGGCTCCATAGGGGTGGTCTTCCAGGAACCGAGGCTTATGCCCTGGCTGTCGGTGAGAAAGAACGTCGAGATGGTGCTGGAGGGAGATCTCGATCGGGCGAAAAAGGCAGGAAGAGTTCTGACTCAGGTGGGGTTATCCCGTTTCGAAAAGGCCATGCCGAACCAGCTATCCGGAGGAATGGCTCAAAGGGTAGCTCTGGCCAGGGCCCTAGCGTATGAACCGGAGATGCTTCTCATGGACGAACCCTTCGGTGCGCTGGATTATTTCACCAGGAGAGAGCTCCAGGGGGAGCTCTCCTCGCTGGTAAAGGCCAGAGGACTGACTGCCGTCCTGGTAACCCACGACGTGGACGAGGCCATCTTTCTAGCCTCCAGGATTGCGGTGATGGGAAACGGCAGGATTCTGTCCGTGACGGAAGAGATCGATTCGGAGTCCATGAGTTTCGAGGAAAGAGATCGACTTCGAGAGTCCATACTGGCCTCGATAGAAAACGGGGGATGA
- a CDS encoding ABC transporter permease: MRKTRVSLARGALFPAVVLSIWWLGSSTEMWNGYVIPNPGRVLQALQDAVADGSLARHTGASCFRVLTGFAISTATAVPLGFVLGLSPEARRLTDPTLDFLRHIPPLAVMPMLILWFGIGEPSKIVVIIMATFFPLLLNTRKGVDSCDKGLLEVGKVFGMSRKRRFMEILLPSALPSVLVGMRVGLSYSWRSLIGAELIAASSGIGYAIHDAEQLSRSDVIVLWVILMGIVGSLSDHAFLRLSLKLTPWEGTFDDEG; encoded by the coding sequence ATGAGAAAAACGCGTGTCAGCTTAGCGAGGGGGGCTCTCTTCCCGGCAGTCGTGCTATCCATATGGTGGCTCGGATCCTCCACGGAAATGTGGAACGGTTACGTTATTCCTAACCCCGGGAGAGTGCTCCAGGCACTGCAAGACGCCGTAGCCGACGGTAGTCTGGCAAGGCATACGGGAGCCAGTTGTTTCAGAGTACTGACCGGATTCGCCATATCTACTGCCACGGCGGTTCCTCTCGGTTTCGTCCTTGGGCTGTCGCCCGAGGCTAGACGGCTGACCGATCCGACGCTGGATTTTCTGAGACACATCCCTCCTCTGGCCGTGATGCCCATGCTGATATTGTGGTTCGGCATAGGGGAACCGTCCAAGATAGTAGTGATAATCATGGCCACGTTTTTTCCCCTTCTTCTAAATACCAGAAAAGGGGTCGACTCCTGCGATAAGGGATTGCTCGAGGTCGGAAAAGTCTTCGGGATGTCCCGAAAAAGGCGCTTCATGGAGATCCTTCTTCCCTCGGCCCTCCCCTCCGTCCTGGTAGGGATGAGGGTGGGGCTAAGTTACAGCTGGCGTTCTCTAATAGGTGCTGAGCTTATAGCCGCGTCTTCGGGCATAGGATACGCGATACACGATGCGGAACAGCTTTCGCGATCGGACGTCATAGTCCTATGGGTCATACTGATGGGGATCGTCGGAAGCCTGTCCGACCACGCTTTCCTGAGATTATCTCTCAAATTGACTCCCTGGGAAGGAACGTTCGACGATGAGGGCTGA
- a CDS encoding FKBP-type peptidyl-prolyl cis-trans isomerase produces MTKTTAGCHVKVHYTGTTKDGTVFDSSLERDPLAFTVGAGQMIAGFDEGVLGMSEGEEKTIVLPPEKAYGPRNEELLFAVGREQLPEGYEPSIGDQLSVTSAEGGVFPVTIAGLDEDVVTLDGNHRLAGEELTFKITMVEVVPAEG; encoded by the coding sequence ATGACAAAGACAACCGCAGGATGCCACGTCAAAGTCCACTACACCGGAACGACGAAGGACGGAACCGTTTTCGATTCCTCCCTCGAGAGGGATCCCCTGGCCTTCACGGTAGGAGCCGGACAGATGATAGCGGGTTTCGATGAGGGAGTCCTGGGAATGTCCGAGGGAGAGGAAAAGACAATAGTTCTTCCTCCCGAGAAGGCCTACGGCCCGAGGAACGAGGAGCTCCTCTTCGCCGTCGGACGAGAGCAGCTTCCCGAGGGATACGAGCCCTCGATAGGAGATCAGCTTTCGGTTACCTCCGCAGAGGGAGGAGTCTTCCCCGTCACCATAGCGGGACTGGACGAGGATGTCGTAACGCTGGACGGCAACCATCGTCTGGCCGGAGAGGAACTGACCTTCAAGATAACCATGGTCGAGGTCGTCCCCGCCGAGGGGTAG
- a CDS encoding ABC-F family ATP-binding cassette domain-containing protein yields MIDIGNLRLTLGGKLLYDDLSWRILDGSKVGLVGANGSGKTTLLKVLMGLIEPDGGTVAMPSKAKVGYLPQDLHELPNVSVMSYIKESAGIDELESSLRKAEDELGRTIPDSPEQRRALERYERAMEAFERAGGYSFDAMAKKAIKGLGFSPADGDRPTSEFSGGWKMRISLAAALMSKPDVLLLDEPTNHLDTESMEWLEGWLMSYPGTVVAISHDRRFMDRIMGSIAELSNRRICEYKGNFSQYMEESARRLEQLEKERLKQQEEIEKTRQFIDRFRYKATKAAQVQSRIRKLERMEEVRIDGPGKTVSIRFPKCPRSGHSVLKTAKLSKSYGDLSVFDELEFQITRGEKVALVGVNGAGKSTLSRLIAGRELPDEGFVELGHNVSMGFFSQESSQNLDYDNTIWEEIDRSSDRLSPEGKRTLLGAFLFSGEDIHKRISVLSGGEKSRVALVKLLLQETNFLVLDEPTNHLDMSTKELFQRALLEYDGTMIIVSHDRYFLDNLVERVLEIRGGKLYDYPGNYSYFIEKRDQTIMEEAESIPGKNDEVPSLKDRKRAEAELRNRIYREKRRFVEELAPLEKTISDLETKKETIHEDLCDPKTLEDSSRVRDLMVDLKNVEDELDRAMARWEELMEAIESVEAQA; encoded by the coding sequence ATGATCGACATAGGTAATCTCAGGCTCACCCTGGGAGGGAAGCTTCTATACGACGACCTTTCATGGCGGATACTGGACGGGAGCAAGGTCGGCCTGGTGGGAGCCAACGGATCGGGCAAGACCACCCTGCTCAAGGTCTTGATGGGGCTTATAGAGCCCGACGGCGGGACAGTGGCCATGCCATCGAAGGCCAAGGTGGGCTACCTGCCTCAGGACCTGCACGAGTTACCGAATGTATCCGTCATGTCTTATATAAAGGAAAGCGCCGGCATAGACGAGCTGGAAAGCTCTCTCAGAAAAGCAGAGGACGAGCTCGGAAGGACCATCCCGGACAGCCCGGAGCAGAGGAGAGCCCTGGAGAGATACGAGAGGGCCATGGAGGCCTTCGAGAGAGCTGGCGGATACTCTTTCGACGCCATGGCGAAGAAAGCCATAAAGGGATTGGGCTTTTCCCCAGCCGACGGTGACAGACCTACGTCCGAGTTCTCCGGCGGCTGGAAGATGAGGATTTCCCTGGCGGCGGCCCTGATGTCCAAACCGGACGTGCTTCTACTGGACGAGCCGACGAACCACCTGGACACCGAAAGCATGGAGTGGCTCGAGGGATGGCTGATGAGCTATCCCGGAACGGTGGTGGCCATATCTCACGACAGGCGCTTCATGGACAGGATCATGGGGTCCATAGCGGAGCTGTCCAACCGCAGAATATGCGAGTACAAAGGCAACTTCTCCCAGTATATGGAGGAAAGCGCCAGAAGACTGGAACAGCTGGAGAAGGAGCGGCTTAAACAACAGGAGGAGATAGAGAAAACCCGTCAGTTCATAGACCGCTTCCGATACAAGGCCACGAAAGCCGCCCAGGTTCAAAGCAGGATAAGGAAACTGGAGCGAATGGAAGAGGTAAGGATAGACGGGCCGGGTAAGACCGTGTCCATCCGATTCCCCAAATGCCCAAGAAGCGGCCATTCGGTGCTGAAGACGGCGAAACTGTCCAAATCCTACGGGGACCTCTCCGTGTTCGACGAACTGGAGTTCCAGATCACCAGAGGTGAAAAGGTGGCCCTGGTGGGTGTCAACGGTGCCGGTAAATCGACCCTCTCGAGGCTGATCGCAGGAAGGGAGTTGCCCGACGAGGGTTTCGTCGAGCTGGGGCATAACGTATCCATGGGTTTCTTCTCCCAGGAGAGCAGCCAGAACCTGGACTACGACAACACCATCTGGGAGGAGATAGACCGATCCTCCGACAGGCTTTCCCCCGAGGGGAAGAGGACCCTGCTGGGAGCGTTCCTCTTTTCCGGAGAGGACATACACAAGAGGATATCGGTCCTGTCCGGCGGAGAAAAGTCCAGGGTCGCCCTGGTCAAGCTTCTGCTCCAGGAGACGAATTTTCTGGTGCTGGACGAACCGACCAACCATCTGGACATGTCCACCAAGGAGCTGTTTCAAAGGGCTTTGCTGGAATACGACGGAACAATGATAATCGTATCCCACGATCGCTATTTTCTGGACAATCTGGTCGAAAGGGTACTTGAAATTCGGGGCGGAAAACTGTACGATTACCCCGGAAATTACAGCTATTTTATCGAAAAAAGAGATCAGACCATTATGGAAGAGGCGGAGTCAATCCCCGGGAAAAACGACGAAGTCCCTTCGCTGAAGGACAGAAAACGAGCGGAGGCGGAGCTGCGTAACAGGATCTACCGTGAGAAGAGAAGATTCGTGGAGGAACTTGCTCCTCTGGAAAAGACCATATCCGACCTGGAGACGAAGAAAGAGACCATACACGAGGATCTATGCGACCCGAAGACCCTCGAGGACTCCTCCAGGGTACGGGACCTCATGGTGGACCTGAAGAACGTCGAGGACGAGCTCGACCGGGCTATGGCCCGGTGGGAAGAGCTCATGGAGGCAATAGAGAGCGTCGAGGCTCAGGCCTGA
- a CDS encoding HD domain-containing phosphohydrolase, with product MDSSKKSVEEAVYRFFDRYSVRDLEGTLECFIPDEGLYVGTGVDEGGAGIEGIRAMMERDFNSTSSIKIVIEDLWSRVSRDGKSACAFVRGRMHACLVDGHLLVPRFRKTMFLELHDDRWLQSHSHMSFPCMEQDEKSSFPAVNLKGRYDLLFSRTIDSILFLSPHTLDVIEANHAARSLWGFSKVELEDLSLKDLTGEETFLRVRQLFLEEGSSMFSLEGLALREDGSELEVEISLERVSVAGLSSCLCIVRDISDRKKQERALLRCLEFEKLISSLSSKVLLKDDLDEAIEFALAALGNFSGARSCYIFQFFDRGSIRCMTHCWEKLKGTVERSNFQDFPSDKFEYFVARLEAGDPIVIDDVPAMGDEWGLQRELLQRQGLKSFVVVPFFVSGHLKGYLGFDDVWDSRNWTPEDLVLLQAFCDVLSQAMVKREGEARLRKTMNSSIEVLSRAVEQRDLFTSGHQKRVSSLAEAIGVKLGFDPYRAEGIRIAGLLHDIGKINVPAEILNKPGPLSALEYQLVQRHPEIGRDILGDVHFPWPIAEAVLQHHERLDGSGYPHGLVGDAISLDARILGVADVMEAMCSHRPYRPSLGLDIALNELRKNRDVLYDSDVVDACFQLAEEGFFSEPPFA from the coding sequence TTGGATTCCTCTAAAAAGTCGGTGGAAGAGGCGGTATACCGTTTTTTCGACCGATACAGCGTCAGAGATCTGGAGGGTACATTGGAATGCTTTATCCCCGATGAAGGGCTTTATGTAGGAACGGGAGTCGACGAGGGTGGAGCAGGTATAGAGGGAATCCGAGCCATGATGGAACGTGATTTTAACAGTACGTCTTCCATTAAAATAGTCATCGAGGACCTCTGGAGCAGGGTATCCAGAGACGGAAAGAGCGCCTGCGCTTTCGTTCGAGGTAGAATGCACGCCTGCCTTGTGGATGGACATCTACTGGTCCCTCGTTTCAGAAAAACGATGTTTCTCGAACTTCATGACGATAGATGGCTCCAGTCTCATTCGCACATGTCTTTTCCCTGCATGGAGCAGGACGAAAAGAGCTCCTTCCCTGCGGTTAATCTCAAGGGGCGATACGATCTTCTTTTCAGTAGAACCATAGACTCCATTCTCTTCCTGTCGCCACATACGTTGGATGTAATAGAGGCGAACCATGCGGCCCGTTCTCTGTGGGGCTTTTCCAAGGTAGAGTTGGAGGATCTTTCTCTGAAAGATCTTACGGGTGAAGAGACTTTCTTGAGGGTGAGGCAATTGTTCCTCGAAGAGGGCAGCTCTATGTTTTCGCTCGAAGGACTCGCGCTGAGAGAAGATGGAAGTGAGTTGGAGGTGGAGATCTCCTTGGAGAGGGTCTCAGTCGCCGGGTTGAGCTCCTGTCTTTGTATTGTAAGGGACATCTCCGATAGAAAAAAACAGGAGCGGGCTCTGCTTCGCTGTCTGGAGTTCGAGAAATTGATCTCCAGTCTGTCGTCCAAGGTGCTGTTGAAGGATGATTTGGACGAAGCTATCGAATTTGCCTTGGCCGCTTTGGGAAATTTTTCCGGTGCGCGATCCTGCTACATATTCCAGTTTTTCGATCGAGGATCCATACGTTGTATGACTCACTGCTGGGAGAAGTTGAAAGGAACTGTGGAGCGATCCAATTTTCAGGATTTCCCGAGCGATAAATTCGAATATTTTGTGGCCCGTCTCGAGGCAGGCGATCCTATCGTCATAGACGATGTACCGGCGATGGGAGACGAATGGGGCCTCCAGAGGGAGCTTCTGCAGAGACAGGGGCTGAAGTCATTCGTGGTGGTTCCCTTCTTCGTCTCGGGTCATCTGAAAGGTTATCTGGGGTTCGACGATGTCTGGGATTCCCGAAATTGGACTCCGGAGGATCTCGTGTTGCTGCAGGCCTTCTGCGATGTCTTGAGCCAGGCCATGGTCAAGAGAGAAGGGGAGGCCCGGCTCAGAAAAACCATGAACAGCAGCATAGAGGTGCTCTCCCGGGCGGTGGAGCAGAGGGATTTGTTTACCTCGGGACATCAGAAAAGGGTGTCCTCCCTGGCGGAAGCCATAGGGGTTAAACTAGGCTTCGACCCCTATCGGGCCGAGGGGATCAGGATTGCCGGGTTGCTCCACGATATAGGCAAGATAAACGTGCCTGCCGAGATACTGAACAAGCCCGGCCCTCTCTCGGCTCTGGAGTATCAGCTGGTCCAGAGGCACCCGGAGATAGGAAGGGACATCCTTGGCGACGTACACTTTCCGTGGCCCATAGCCGAGGCGGTGCTTCAGCATCATGAAAGGTTGGACGGGTCCGGCTATCCTCATGGACTGGTCGGCGACGCCATATCCCTGGATGCCAGGATACTTGGCGTCGCCGACGTGATGGAGGCTATGTGCTCCCATCGTCCCTACAGGCCCAGCCTAGGGTTGGACATCGCCTTAAACGAATTGAGGAAAAACAGAGACGTCCTTTACGATTCGGACGTCGTGGACGCCTGTTTTCAGCTGGCAGAGGAGGGATTCTTCTCCGAGCCGCCCTTCGCATAG
- a CDS encoding NAD(P)/FAD-dependent oxidoreductase produces the protein MQLEKFDVIVVGGGPAGMMAAGKAAETGASVALVEKNDRLGVKLAITGKGRCNLTHMEKDPLKLVDPFGRNGRFLLSSLSRFGVEDTLEFFRSRGVATKVERGSRVFPETGLNSEDVVNALSDFMFEGKVKIFTATTARGLTVSDGKITGIVTDRGTMSASSVIVTTGGMSYPGTGSTGDGYSWAKDTGHRIVGPEPAICPVKTEETWCSELQGLTLRNVSLSLWRGGKRVSDRFGEMLFTHFGISGPIVMDMAKEIGASLTKGPSTLFLDLKPALDKGKLNARILRDLEAHRRELLKNGLKDLLPRAIIPVIMEAAGIPAETRVDEVTKEQRKDLIEAVKSLPITPTGFLGYRWSVITSGGVSLKDVDPKTMASKKTAGLFFAGEILDLDGPTGGYNLQVCWSTGYVAGNEAGLYAKGGSEKNPSSAS, from the coding sequence GTGCAATTAGAGAAGTTCGACGTCATAGTCGTAGGAGGCGGACCGGCTGGAATGATGGCAGCTGGGAAGGCCGCCGAGACCGGCGCCTCAGTGGCGTTGGTGGAGAAGAACGACAGGCTCGGAGTCAAGCTTGCAATAACCGGCAAGGGACGATGCAACCTGACCCACATGGAGAAAGATCCTCTGAAGCTGGTGGACCCTTTCGGCAGAAACGGCCGGTTTCTGCTTTCATCTCTCAGTCGTTTCGGAGTGGAGGATACCCTGGAGTTCTTCCGATCCAGAGGGGTGGCAACCAAGGTCGAGAGAGGATCCAGGGTGTTCCCCGAGACCGGACTGAACAGCGAGGACGTCGTAAACGCCCTGAGCGACTTCATGTTCGAGGGGAAGGTCAAGATATTCACCGCGACCACCGCCCGAGGGTTGACCGTCTCCGACGGCAAGATCACCGGGATAGTTACCGATAGAGGAACCATGTCGGCTTCTTCGGTGATAGTGACCACCGGAGGAATGTCCTATCCCGGCACCGGGTCCACCGGCGACGGCTATAGCTGGGCGAAGGATACGGGACACCGCATAGTAGGGCCAGAGCCAGCCATATGCCCGGTGAAGACCGAGGAGACGTGGTGCTCCGAGCTACAGGGACTAACATTGAGAAACGTGTCTCTCTCCCTGTGGAGGGGAGGGAAGAGGGTATCCGACCGTTTCGGAGAGATGCTGTTCACCCATTTCGGCATAAGCGGACCTATCGTGATGGATATGGCCAAGGAGATAGGGGCGTCCTTGACCAAGGGCCCCTCCACCTTGTTTTTGGATCTAAAACCAGCATTGGACAAGGGTAAGCTGAACGCCAGGATCCTTAGGGACCTGGAGGCCCACAGGAGAGAGCTGTTGAAGAACGGCCTGAAGGATCTGCTGCCCCGGGCCATAATCCCGGTGATAATGGAGGCCGCTGGGATCCCGGCGGAAACCAGGGTGGACGAGGTCACCAAGGAGCAAAGAAAGGATCTCATAGAGGCGGTAAAATCCCTTCCCATAACCCCTACAGGTTTTTTAGGATATCGATGGTCCGTCATAACCTCTGGAGGAGTCTCGTTGAAGGACGTGGATCCCAAGACTATGGCATCGAAAAAGACCGCCGGGCTTTTCTTCGCCGGGGAGATTCTGGATCTGGACGGCCCCACCGGGGGCTACAATCTACAGGTATGCTGGTCCACCGGCTACGTGGCCGGGAACGAGGCGGGCCTCTATGCGAAGGGCGGCTCGGAGAAGAATCCCTCCTCTGCCAGCTGA